The Caldisericia bacterium genomic sequence GGATTTTGGAGTCTCTGGTGATGTTCATGGAGGAACTGAGAGAGAGGTCTCCATCTTTCCAATAGAGTGTATGAAAAATGTGCCAGAAGAAATTAGAAAAACTATAAATCCATTTGATATGACAGAGAATATAATGATAATGGGTATTCCTCCATTTCTGTTGAAGGAGGGAAAGAAATTGAGGATAGGAGAGGCAGAGATTTTAATAATTAAGATAGGTAAGGAAAAGTTTGTAAATGAGGGAAAACCATACATTGTATCAAGAGAGGGAAGGTTTGGAAAGGTAATAAGTGGAGGAAGGGTAAGGATAGGGGATAGGGTGATTCTAATTTAAAATGCCAGCAAATCTTCCACCACAGTTTTACCAACTGGAGAGAGAGTATCGGGAAAAGAAGACCATAAAAGAAAAGATTGAGGTCTTAAAGAAGATGTATGCAATAATGCCAAAACACAAAGGAACTGATAAACTCCAGGCAGAGATAAAGGCAAGGATATCAAAACTTAAGGAGGAGTTGGAAAACGAGAGAAAGCGTGGTGGAAAGAGAAGTTTCATTCATATAGAAAA encodes the following:
- a CDS encoding MOSC domain-containing protein → DFGVSGDVHGGTEREVSIFPIECMKNVPEEIRKTINPFDMTENIMIMGIPPFLLKEGKKLRIGEAEILIIKIGKEKFVNEGKPYIVSREGRFGKVISGGRVRIGDRVILI